From Bacillus basilensis, a single genomic window includes:
- the murG gene encoding undecaprenyldiphospho-muramoylpentapeptide beta-N-acetylglucosaminyltransferase, with protein sequence MKKIVFTGGGSAGHVTPNLAIIPYLKEDNWDISYIGSHQGIEKTIIEKEGIPYYSIASGKLRRYFDLKNIKDPFLVMKGVMDAYVRIRKLKPDVIFSKGGFVSVPVVIGGWLNRVPVLLHESDMTPGLANKIALRFASKIFVTFEEAAKHLPKEKVIYTGSPVREEVLKGNREKGLAFLGFSRKKPVITIMGGSLGAKKINETVREALPELLKKYQIVHLCGKGNLDESLQNKEGYRQFEYVHGELPDILAITDFVISRAGSNAIFEFLTLQKPMLLIPLSKFASRGDQILNAESFERQGYASVLYEEDVTVNSLIKHVEELSHNNEAYKTALKKYNGKEATKTIIHHISEA encoded by the coding sequence ATGAAAAAAATAGTCTTTACAGGTGGCGGTTCGGCAGGGCATGTAACACCTAATTTAGCCATTATTCCATATTTAAAGGAAGACAACTGGGATATTTCTTATATTGGTTCTCATCAAGGAATTGAGAAAACGATTATAGAAAAGGAAGGCATTCCGTACTATAGTATTGCGAGTGGAAAGCTACGCCGTTATTTTGATTTAAAAAATATAAAAGATCCTTTTCTTGTAATGAAGGGTGTTATGGACGCGTATGTAAGGATTCGAAAACTCAAACCAGATGTGATTTTTTCAAAAGGTGGTTTCGTATCTGTACCAGTCGTAATTGGAGGATGGCTAAATAGAGTACCAGTCTTATTACATGAATCTGATATGACGCCAGGACTAGCAAATAAAATTGCGCTCCGTTTTGCTTCGAAAATATTTGTTACATTTGAAGAAGCTGCGAAACATTTACCGAAAGAAAAAGTAATCTATACAGGATCACCTGTACGTGAAGAAGTATTAAAGGGAAATCGTGAAAAAGGTTTAGCATTTTTAGGTTTTTCACGTAAAAAGCCAGTTATTACAATCATGGGAGGAAGTTTGGGCGCAAAGAAAATTAATGAAACGGTTCGAGAAGCGTTACCAGAACTTCTGAAAAAGTATCAAATTGTGCATCTTTGCGGAAAAGGTAATCTTGATGAAAGTTTACAAAATAAAGAAGGATATAGACAATTTGAATATGTACATGGAGAGCTGCCAGACATATTAGCGATAACAGATTTTGTTATTTCGCGTGCGGGGTCCAATGCCATTTTTGAGTTTTTAACATTGCAAAAGCCAATGCTGCTAATTCCGTTATCGAAATTTGCAAGCCGTGGAGATCAAATATTAAATGCAGAGTCTTTTGAAAGACAAGGATATGCCTCTGTACTGTATGAAGAAGATGTGACTGTGAATTCTCTTATAAAGCATGTTGAAGAGCTATCTCATAATAATGAGGCGTATAAAACCGCATTAAAAAAATATAATGGAAAAGAAGCGACTAAAACAATCATTCACCATATTTCAGAGGCATGA
- the comGG gene encoding competence type IV pilus minor pilin ComGG has translation MRKQDGFTMPGTIIFLVLLTSFFVYETNMLRIDKNFYTEIEQKFVLEELLNRSITNIKKDLQQKEKEDTFFFHYEKGEASGNYVFENDVILVSLQCKIKQEVFYKVSFRYRKKDEKIFDWIEG, from the coding sequence ATGAGAAAACAAGATGGATTTACGATGCCAGGAACAATCATTTTTCTTGTATTATTAACTTCGTTCTTTGTATATGAAACGAATATGTTGCGTATAGATAAAAATTTTTATACTGAAATAGAGCAAAAATTTGTACTGGAGGAACTATTAAATCGATCTATTACAAATATAAAAAAAGACTTACAGCAAAAAGAAAAGGAAGATACTTTTTTCTTTCATTATGAAAAGGGCGAAGCAAGTGGGAATTACGTTTTTGAAAACGATGTTATTCTCGTTTCATTGCAGTGCAAAATAAAACAAGAAGTTTTCTATAAAGTAAGCTTTCGGTATAGAAAAAAAGATGAGAAAATATTCGATTGGATAGAAGGATAG
- a CDS encoding nucleoside 2-deoxyribosyltransferase has translation MDFYIASGFKNKHLVRSIANELKHAGWHHTYDWTRNERAVNQEQLREIGQAEKNAIKEADVFLLILDGGNGSHTEFGMAIALEKKIYVYHEGNPLQTTFYHLPEINIFEGDAAEFASHVMNHVK, from the coding sequence ATGGATTTTTATATCGCTTCAGGATTCAAAAATAAACATCTTGTACGTTCTATAGCAAATGAACTGAAACATGCAGGATGGCATCATACATATGATTGGACAAGAAACGAAAGAGCAGTAAATCAAGAACAATTAAGAGAAATTGGCCAGGCAGAAAAGAATGCTATCAAAGAAGCGGATGTCTTTTTACTTATATTAGATGGCGGAAATGGGAGTCATACAGAGTTTGGAATGGCGATTGCGCTAGAGAAAAAGATATATGTATATCATGAAGGAAACCCGCTTCAAACAACGTTCTATCATTTGCCAGAAATAAATATTTTTGAAGGCGATGCAGCTGAATTTGCATCTCACGTTATGAATCATGTGAAATAA
- a CDS encoding 2OG-Fe(II) oxygenase, whose protein sequence is MTNNNQIGENKEQTIFDHKGNVIMTEDREIQIISRFEEPLIVVLGNVLSDEECEELIELSKNKLARSKVGSSRDVNDIRTSKGAFLDDNELTAKIEKRISSIMNVPASHGEGLHILNYEVDQQYKAHYDYFAEHSRSATNNRISTLVMYLNDVEEGGETFFPKLNLSVNPRKGMAVYFEYFYQDHSLNELTLHGGAPVTKGEKWIATQWVRRGTYK, encoded by the coding sequence ATGACAAACAACAATCAAATAGGTGAAAATAAGGAACAAACTATTTTTGATCATAAAGGAAATGTAATTATGACGGAAGATAGGGAAATACAAATTATTTCAAGATTCGAAGAACCTCTTATTGTCGTGTTAGGAAATGTATTAAGTGATGAAGAATGCGAAGAATTAATCGAATTGTCTAAAAATAAATTAGCGCGTTCAAAAGTTGGTTCATCACGTGATGTAAATGATATTCGAACGAGTAAGGGTGCATTTTTAGACGATAATGAACTTACTGCGAAGATTGAAAAACGAATTTCATCTATCATGAATGTTCCTGCGTCGCATGGAGAAGGATTACACATTTTAAATTATGAAGTGGATCAACAATATAAAGCGCACTATGATTATTTTGCGGAACATAGTAGATCAGCTACTAATAATCGTATTAGTACGCTTGTCATGTACTTAAATGATGTAGAAGAAGGCGGAGAAACGTTCTTTCCGAAATTAAATCTTTCTGTGAACCCTAGAAAGGGAATGGCAGTATACTTTGAGTATTTCTATCAAGACCATTCATTAAATGAGCTTACGTTACACGGAGGGGCACCTGTAACGAAAGGTGAGAAATGGATTGCAACGCAGTGGGTGAGAAGAGGTACTTATAAGTAA
- a CDS encoding DUF3966 domain-containing protein: MKRENTNGLGVTVLELSLYENTALIICFVLYVGSVIVYISRKFSQERELEKSEITAELEMLADESYKKQKIKEDHEASHHLNANKF; this comes from the coding sequence ATGAAGCGTGAAAATACGAATGGATTAGGAGTGACTGTGTTGGAGCTAAGTCTCTATGAAAATACTGCACTTATTATATGCTTTGTGTTGTACGTTGGTAGTGTTATTGTTTATATTTCAAGGAAATTTTCGCAAGAAAGAGAGCTTGAAAAATCAGAGATAACAGCTGAACTAGAAATGTTAGCTGATGAAAGTTATAAAAAGCAAAAAATAAAAGAAGATCATGAAGCATCCCATCATTTAAACGCAAATAAGTTTTAA
- a CDS encoding metalloregulator ArsR/SmtB family transcription factor: MEQALKITGVLSDPTRYYIYKYISQKHSYVTVQEIADEFDIHPNVARLHLSKLEDVHMLKSETKKTGKGGRPSRLYVLSDDVIQLQFPFRDYQLLARIAFNSLLSLGAAGEKALYETGKQFGAELMQQHMQRLNVSEDALTVEQKVQIAKEAFSTAGLSPAFELSADGTKIFYDVHNCPFKEVAVHHPTEICNMHGDMMKGIFEILFPNTELTRNDSLLDGCKSCNYKLTI; encoded by the coding sequence ATGGAACAAGCTTTAAAAATTACAGGTGTATTATCTGACCCAACTCGTTATTACATTTATAAATATATTTCTCAAAAACATAGTTACGTAACTGTACAAGAAATTGCAGATGAGTTTGACATTCATCCAAACGTAGCCCGTTTACATTTATCTAAATTAGAAGATGTTCATATGCTTAAATCGGAAACAAAGAAAACAGGAAAAGGCGGAAGACCAAGCAGATTATATGTATTATCTGATGATGTTATCCAATTACAATTCCCCTTCCGTGACTATCAATTGTTAGCAAGAATAGCATTCAATTCTTTACTTAGCCTTGGTGCTGCTGGTGAAAAAGCGCTATACGAAACAGGAAAACAATTCGGGGCCGAATTAATGCAACAACATATGCAGCGCTTAAATGTGAGTGAAGATGCTTTAACAGTGGAACAAAAAGTTCAAATTGCAAAAGAAGCTTTCTCAACAGCTGGCTTATCACCGGCATTTGAATTAAGTGCAGATGGAACGAAAATTTTCTATGATGTACACAATTGTCCATTTAAAGAAGTTGCTGTTCATCATCCAACTGAAATTTGTAATATGCACGGAGATATGATGAAAGGGATTTTTGAAATCCTATTCCCTAACACGGAATTAACACGAAATGATAGTTTACTGGATGGATGTAAATCTTGTAATTATAAACTAACAATTTAA
- a CDS encoding DUF3912 family protein, with protein sequence MNFDIVGQKAYIKDGAHRNRIGIVKKNETKLESQFAIVIGEQSIDVELKDIVLVGVDVGQFHKWCEQNGYL encoded by the coding sequence TTGAACTTTGATATTGTAGGACAAAAAGCATATATAAAAGATGGAGCGCATCGGAACCGAATTGGAATTGTAAAGAAAAACGAGACAAAATTAGAATCGCAGTTTGCTATTGTAATTGGAGAACAAAGCATTGATGTAGAGCTCAAGGATATCGTGTTAGTTGGAGTAGACGTAGGACAATTTCATAAATGGTGCGAACAAAATGGTTATTTGTGA
- the comGF gene encoding competence type IV pilus minor pilin ComGF produces MFLCRRKNKLEAGFTLIEMIVCFFLLSLFFLLLPRLNFIGIENKQSKGLNNWEWDVFLGQVQLEFREVSFVEKIVPENKDSMLRFRLRTGDEVTYEKMNNRLVRKVNMRGREVILQNVEMVSYEVTPHLLFINVKDRSGKIYEGVAVRYSEMEINT; encoded by the coding sequence ATGTTTTTATGCAGGAGAAAAAATAAATTAGAAGCCGGGTTTACATTAATAGAAATGATAGTATGTTTTTTTCTGTTATCACTGTTCTTTTTACTCTTGCCACGTTTAAATTTTATCGGAATAGAAAACAAACAGTCGAAAGGATTAAATAATTGGGAATGGGATGTATTTTTAGGACAAGTACAGTTAGAGTTTCGTGAAGTATCATTTGTAGAAAAAATAGTTCCTGAGAATAAAGATAGTATGTTGCGCTTCCGTCTTCGCACTGGAGATGAAGTGACGTATGAAAAAATGAATAATCGTCTTGTAAGAAAAGTGAATATGCGTGGAAGAGAAGTTATATTACAAAATGTTGAAATGGTTTCGTATGAAGTAACACCTCATTTGCTTTTTATAAATGTGAAAGATAGGAGTGGAAAAATATATGAAGGTGTAGCTGTAAGATATAGCGAAATGGAAATAAATACATGA
- the comGB gene encoding competence type IV pilus assembly protein ComGB encodes MFKKIWSLSDQVVLLKQLGKLLEKGYSLLQALEFLRFQLPLEKKVQLQHMIDGLKDGKSLHDSFHQLKFHQEMLSYLFYAEQHGDLSFALQQGGALLYKKVKYRKDMLKIMQYPMFLAFFLIIMILIFNRILLPQVDMVYSSFGSTAPLFTKQILSTIKLLPYLIFSTLFIVLIGCSLYMLYFRKLPHMKQVKIMLRIPLVKTFLILKHSHYFATQLSSLLHGGLSVLEALTIMMEQKYHPFFQYEAGRIEHQLIAGESLQSIIAKSGYYEKELSYIITHGQANGNLAIELGDYSNLIMEKMEQKIKRMLVIIQPILFMCIGGIVVLMYLAMIMPMFQMMNSI; translated from the coding sequence ATGTTTAAGAAAATATGGAGTTTAAGTGATCAAGTAGTATTATTGAAACAATTAGGGAAACTATTAGAAAAAGGATACTCCCTTTTGCAGGCATTAGAATTTTTACGGTTTCAATTACCTTTAGAAAAGAAAGTACAATTGCAGCACATGATTGATGGATTAAAAGATGGAAAAAGTCTACACGATTCTTTTCATCAATTAAAGTTTCATCAGGAGATGTTAAGCTATTTATTTTATGCCGAGCAACATGGTGATCTTTCTTTTGCATTGCAACAAGGGGGCGCACTTCTATATAAAAAGGTTAAGTATAGGAAAGATATGTTAAAAATAATGCAGTATCCTATGTTTTTGGCGTTTTTTTTAATAATCATGATTTTGATTTTTAACCGCATTTTATTACCACAGGTTGATATGGTATATAGTTCGTTTGGTTCTACAGCACCGTTATTTACAAAACAAATATTAAGTACAATTAAGCTACTACCTTACCTTATATTTAGCACTCTTTTTATCGTTTTGATTGGATGTAGTTTATATATGCTTTACTTTCGGAAACTCCCGCATATGAAGCAGGTAAAAATTATGCTTCGTATCCCCCTCGTAAAAACATTTCTTATTTTGAAGCATTCACATTATTTCGCCACTCAATTGAGCAGTTTATTACATGGCGGATTATCAGTACTTGAGGCTCTAACAATAATGATGGAGCAAAAATATCATCCGTTCTTTCAGTATGAAGCGGGCCGAATTGAGCACCAATTAATTGCAGGAGAATCGTTACAATCTATTATTGCTAAAAGTGGATATTATGAGAAAGAACTTTCTTATATTATTACGCATGGACAAGCAAACGGTAATTTAGCGATTGAATTAGGTGACTATAGCAATCTTATTATGGAAAAGATGGAGCAAAAAATTAAACGTATGTTAGTGATCATTCAACCGATCTTATTTATGTGTATTGGAGGAATAGTCGTTCTTATGTATTTAGCGATGATTATGCCAATGTTTCAAATGATGAATTCTATTTAG
- the comGD gene encoding comG operon protein ComGD: protein MKQKGFTLLEMLLVLFAISVLSMVTYYNVHSLYEKQKIEQFLRQFSNDILYMQQLAINRQKHYTLRWHKDRHMYYIGESSTNLSIIKREYDSDIQIDLNTFPNPMTYNPSGNINRGGTILLSYRSYKYDIVFQLGRGRFTYREMSKRVSDG from the coding sequence GTGAAACAAAAGGGTTTTACTCTTTTAGAAATGCTACTCGTTCTATTTGCAATCTCTGTATTAAGTATGGTCACGTATTATAACGTACATTCATTATATGAAAAACAAAAAATCGAACAATTTTTGAGACAGTTTTCAAATGATATTTTGTATATGCAACAATTAGCGATAAACCGTCAAAAACACTATACATTACGCTGGCATAAAGATAGACATATGTATTATATAGGAGAGTCGAGTACGAATCTTTCTATCATTAAAAGAGAATATGATAGTGATATACAAATTGATTTGAATACTTTTCCAAATCCGATGACATATAATCCGAGTGGAAATATTAATAGAGGTGGTACGATTCTACTTTCGTATCGAAGTTATAAATATGATATTGTATTTCAGCTTGGCAGAGGGAGATTTACGTATCGTGAAATGTCAAAAAGGGTCAGTGATGGCTGA
- a CDS encoding L-cystine transporter, protein MNTLLVGINVAVMLILVGVLYYMQRKHVSFNKRVFTALGVGIIFGLILQFIYEPTSKVIIESNTWFGLIGSGYVKLLQMIVMPLILVSIISAFTKLQLTKNLGKISGLIIGILILTTGIAAAVGIAASAGFDVSATGLQQGDAESARLKLVEERFTSIEKTTIPDKLLELLPTNPFLDLTGARPTSTISVVIFAAFIGIAFIGVKRKYPEQAELFKKMLDAVYAIVMRMVTLILRLTPYGVLALMAKTVAGSDINAILKLGNFVLASYVALIVMFVIHLLLIALSGLNPIQYLKKVFPVLTFAFTSRSSAGAMPLNIEAQKEKLGISEGIANFAASFGVSIGQNGCAGIYPAMLAMMVAPTVGIDPLQPQFILTLIAVVAISSFGVAGVGGGATFAALIVLSTMNLPIGIVALVISVEPLIDMGRTALNVSGSMTAGLISSKWLGELDQDTYNQDDTKTGEIAS, encoded by the coding sequence ATGAATACACTGCTTGTCGGAATTAACGTTGCAGTCATGCTCATTTTAGTTGGCGTATTATACTATATGCAACGTAAGCATGTATCTTTTAATAAACGTGTATTTACTGCTTTAGGAGTCGGAATTATCTTCGGTCTTATATTACAATTTATTTATGAGCCTACTTCTAAAGTCATCATTGAATCAAATACTTGGTTTGGCTTAATCGGTAGCGGTTATGTGAAATTGCTTCAAATGATCGTTATGCCACTTATTTTAGTATCTATTATTTCAGCATTTACAAAATTACAATTAACGAAAAATCTTGGTAAAATTAGTGGTCTTATTATCGGAATTTTAATTCTTACTACAGGAATCGCTGCAGCTGTCGGTATCGCTGCAAGTGCAGGATTTGATGTATCAGCAACAGGCCTACAACAAGGTGATGCAGAATCTGCTCGTCTGAAGTTAGTTGAAGAAAGATTTACTTCTATTGAGAAAACAACAATTCCAGATAAATTATTAGAGCTGTTACCTACAAATCCGTTTCTTGATTTAACAGGTGCTCGTCCAACATCAACAATTTCTGTTGTAATATTTGCAGCATTTATCGGTATAGCCTTTATAGGTGTAAAACGAAAATATCCAGAACAAGCAGAGCTATTTAAGAAGATGCTTGATGCTGTATATGCAATCGTAATGCGTATGGTAACATTAATTTTACGCCTTACTCCATACGGCGTATTAGCTCTTATGGCAAAAACAGTTGCTGGTAGCGATATAAATGCTATTTTAAAACTTGGTAACTTCGTGTTAGCGTCTTACGTAGCACTTATCGTAATGTTCGTTATCCACTTATTATTAATTGCTCTATCTGGTTTAAATCCAATTCAATATTTGAAAAAGGTGTTCCCTGTATTAACATTTGCATTCACATCTCGCTCTAGTGCTGGCGCAATGCCATTAAATATTGAAGCTCAAAAAGAAAAACTTGGTATTTCTGAAGGAATTGCAAACTTCGCAGCATCATTTGGAGTATCTATCGGACAAAACGGTTGCGCAGGTATTTATCCAGCAATGCTTGCAATGATGGTCGCTCCAACTGTAGGAATTGATCCATTACAACCACAATTTATTTTAACTTTAATCGCTGTCGTTGCGATTAGCTCATTCGGTGTTGCCGGAGTTGGTGGTGGTGCAACATTCGCAGCATTAATCGTACTATCTACAATGAACTTACCAATCGGTATTGTCGCTCTTGTTATCTCGGTTGAACCATTAATCGATATGGGCCGTACAGCTCTTAACGTAAGTGGTTCTATGACAGCAGGTCTTATTTCAAGTAAATGGCTTGGTGAATTAGATCAAGATACGTACAATCAAGATGATACAAAAACTGGTGAAATTGCTTCATAA
- a CDS encoding DUF2626 domain-containing protein, translated as MERMFRVLGFWTGIFSVMFYVGDMHSTALLFLGQTGFFVLLSYLKLTERMYIYVFGAYLTVFFIGFTYYTTFLLVPGAGH; from the coding sequence ATGGAGCGCATGTTTCGCGTTCTCGGCTTTTGGACTGGAATTTTCTCGGTTATGTTTTACGTAGGGGATATGCACTCGACCGCACTACTATTTTTAGGACAAACAGGATTCTTCGTACTTTTAAGCTATTTAAAATTAACAGAGCGTATGTATATATACGTATTCGGGGCATATTTAACTGTTTTCTTCATAGGATTTACATACTACACGACGTTCTTACTTGTCCCTGGGGCTGGACATTAA
- the comGA gene encoding competence protein ComGA, with product MNGIESFANTILKEACRVQASDLHIVPRQKDVAIQLRIGKDLMMKHCIEKEFGEKLVSHFKFLASMDIGERRKPQNGSLYLQMDGQEVYLRLSTLPTVYQESLVIRLHLQASIQPLSHLSLFPSTAKKLLSFLSYSHGLLVFTGPTGSGKTTTMYALLEVIRKKKTRRIVTLEDPVEKRNDDLLQIQINEKAGITYEAGLKAILRHDPDIILVGEIRDEETAKIAIRASLTGHLVMTTLHTNDAKGAILRFMDFGVTRQEIEQSLLAIAAQRLVELKCPFCKRKCSTLCKSMRQVRQASIYELLYGYELKQAIKEANGECVTYTHETLESSIRKGYALGFLEEDVYV from the coding sequence ATGAATGGAATTGAAAGTTTTGCGAATACGATTTTGAAAGAGGCGTGTAGGGTACAAGCGTCGGACTTACATATCGTGCCGAGGCAGAAGGACGTGGCAATTCAACTACGTATAGGAAAAGATTTAATGATGAAACATTGTATTGAAAAGGAATTTGGAGAAAAACTTGTTTCACACTTTAAATTTTTAGCATCCATGGATATAGGAGAGAGGCGGAAGCCACAAAATGGTTCACTGTATTTACAAATGGATGGACAAGAAGTGTACTTACGCCTTTCCACGCTTCCAACCGTATACCAAGAAAGTCTCGTTATTCGTCTCCATTTACAAGCATCTATTCAGCCGTTATCTCATCTTTCGTTATTTCCAAGTACAGCAAAAAAATTACTCTCTTTTTTAAGTTATTCACATGGGTTACTTGTATTTACTGGACCGACTGGTTCTGGGAAGACAACAACAATGTATGCATTATTAGAGGTAATTAGAAAAAAGAAAACGCGCCGCATCGTTACACTGGAAGATCCAGTTGAAAAAAGAAATGACGATTTATTACAAATTCAAATAAATGAAAAAGCAGGTATCACATATGAGGCGGGACTAAAGGCTATTTTACGTCATGATCCAGATATTATTTTAGTTGGTGAAATCCGTGATGAAGAAACAGCGAAAATCGCAATAAGAGCAAGTTTGACTGGACATTTAGTAATGACGACACTGCATACGAATGATGCGAAAGGGGCGATACTCAGGTTCATGGATTTTGGCGTAACGAGGCAAGAGATTGAACAGTCCTTATTGGCTATAGCTGCACAGCGACTTGTCGAATTAAAGTGTCCGTTTTGCAAAAGAAAGTGCTCAACTTTATGTAAATCAATGAGGCAAGTAAGACAAGCGAGTATTTATGAGTTGTTATATGGATATGAGTTAAAACAAGCGATTAAAGAAGCAAACGGGGAATGTGTCACATACACGCATGAAACATTAGAATCTTCGATACGAAAAGGATACGCTTTAGGATTTTTAGAAGAGGATGTTTATGTTTAA
- the comGE gene encoding competence type IV pilus minor pilin ComGE — protein MAEMLVALSILMMAVSLLLPQTVLIMQERKNIQIRYKALVLLKREAALYMYENEAKQQKEKVIDGNVYYTYWGGNEVCAMWRDVKGRMMEQCFYAGEKIN, from the coding sequence ATGGCTGAAATGCTTGTAGCATTAAGCATCTTAATGATGGCGGTATCTTTACTACTTCCGCAAACAGTATTGATTATGCAAGAACGAAAAAACATACAAATTCGTTATAAGGCACTTGTATTATTAAAAAGAGAAGCAGCTTTATATATGTATGAGAATGAGGCAAAGCAGCAGAAAGAAAAAGTCATAGACGGAAATGTATATTACACATATTGGGGAGGAAATGAAGTTTGTGCTATGTGGAGAGATGTGAAAGGAAGAATGATGGAACAATGTTTTTATGCAGGAGAAAAAATAAATTAG
- the comGC gene encoding comG operon protein ComGC: protein MQNEEGFTLLEMLLVMVVITVLLLLIIPNVVTQRSSVEGKGCKAYVKSIEAQIQVYQLQHNKIPTLKELSDEKYITADKCPNGESIHISNDGTVTSGKL, encoded by the coding sequence ATGCAGAATGAGGAAGGGTTTACTCTTTTAGAAATGTTATTAGTTATGGTGGTCATAACTGTATTATTACTATTAATTATTCCAAATGTAGTTACGCAGCGTTCATCTGTCGAAGGAAAAGGATGTAAAGCTTATGTGAAATCTATAGAAGCCCAAATACAAGTATACCAATTACAACATAATAAAATTCCTACGCTAAAAGAGCTAAGTGATGAAAAATATATTACAGCTGATAAGTGTCCGAATGGTGAATCTATTCATATTTCAAATGATGGCACAGTAACAAGTGGGAAACTGTGA